A window of the Gorilla gorilla gorilla isolate KB3781 chromosome 8, NHGRI_mGorGor1-v2.1_pri, whole genome shotgun sequence genome harbors these coding sequences:
- the KNDC1 gene encoding kinase non-catalytic C-lobe domain-containing protein 1 isoform X7: MQAMDPAAADLYEEDGKDLDFYDFEPLPTLPEDEENVSLADILSLRDRGLSEQEAWAVCLECSLSMRSVAHAAIFQSLCITPDTLAFNTSGNVCFMEQLSDDPEGAFVPPEFDVTGNTFEIRTSLMGFGPFC; encoded by the exons ATGCAGGCCATGGACCCGGCCGCGGCGGATCTCTACGAGGAGGACGGCAAAGACCTGGACTTCTACGACTTCGAGCCGCTGCCCACCCTCCCCGAGGACGAG GAGAACGTGTCTCTGGCTGACATCCTCTCCCTGCGGGACCGTGGCCTCAGCGAGCAGGAAGCCTGGGCCGTGTGCCTGGAGTGCAGCCTGTCCATGCGGAGCGTGGCCCACGCCGCCATCTTCCAGAGCCTGTGCATCACGCCCGACACCCTGGCCTTCAACACCAGCGGGAACGTGTGTTTCATGGAGCAGCTCAGTG aCGACCCTGAGGGTGCCTTCGTTCCCCCCGAGTTCGACGTGACCGGGAACACCTTTGAG
- the KNDC1 gene encoding kinase non-catalytic C-lobe domain-containing protein 1 isoform X6, with the protein MQAMDPAAADLYEEDGKDLDFYDFEPLPTLPEDEENVSLADILSLRDRGLSEQEAWAVCLECSLSMRSVAHAAIFQSLCITPDTLAFNTSGNVCFMEQLSDDPEGAFVPPEFDVTGNTFEPPPHEAPLSTPLP; encoded by the exons ATGCAGGCCATGGACCCGGCCGCGGCGGATCTCTACGAGGAGGACGGCAAAGACCTGGACTTCTACGACTTCGAGCCGCTGCCCACCCTCCCCGAGGACGAG GAGAACGTGTCTCTGGCTGACATCCTCTCCCTGCGGGACCGTGGCCTCAGCGAGCAGGAAGCCTGGGCCGTGTGCCTGGAGTGCAGCCTGTCCATGCGGAGCGTGGCCCACGCCGCCATCTTCCAGAGCCTGTGCATCACGCCCGACACCCTGGCCTTCAACACCAGCGGGAACGTGTGTTTCATGGAGCAGCTCAGTG aCGACCCTGAGGGTGCCTTCGTTCCCCCCGAGTTCGACGTGACCGGGAACACCTTTGAG